In Bubalus bubalis isolate 160015118507 breed Murrah chromosome 3, NDDB_SH_1, whole genome shotgun sequence, a genomic segment contains:
- the GJC1 gene encoding gap junction gamma-1 protein: MSWSFLTRLLEEIHNHSTFVGKIWLTVLIVFRIVLTAVGGESIYYDEQSKFVCNTEQPGCENVCYDAFAPLSHVRFWVFQIILVATPSVMYLGYAIHKIAKMEHGDADKKAARSKPYAMRWKQHRALEETEEDHEEDPMMYPEMELESEKENKDQNQSKPKHDGRRRIREDGLMKIYVLQLLARTVFEVGFLVGQYFLYGFQVHPFYVCSRLPCPHKIDCFISRPTEKTIFLLIMYGVTGLCLLLNIWEMLHLGFGTIRDSLNSKRRELEDPGAYNYPFTWNTPSAPPGYNIAVKPDQIQYTELSNAKIAYKQNKANIAQEQQYGSHEDNLPPDLETLQREIRMAQERLDLAIQAYNHQNNPHSSREKKAKVGSKAGSNKSSASSKSGDGKTSVWI; the protein is encoded by the coding sequence ATGAGTTGGAGCTTCCTCACTCGCCTACTAGAGGAGATCCACAACCACTCCACATTTGTAGGGAAGATCTGGCTCACGGTATTGATTGTCTTCCGGATCGTCCTTACAGCCGTAGGAGGAGAATCCATCTATTACGACGAGCAAAGCAAATTTGTGTGCAACACAGAGCAGCCAGGCTGCGAGAACGTCTGCTATGACGCCTTTGCACCCCTGTCTCATGTGCGCTTCTGGGTGTTCCAGATCATCCTGGTGGCCACCCCCTCGGTCATGTACCTGGGCTATGCCATTCATAAGATTGCCAAGATGGAGCATGGCGACGCAGACAAGAAGGCCGCTCGCAGCAAGCCCTACGCGATGCGCTGGAAACAGCACCGGGCTCTGGAAGAAACGGAAGAGGACCATGAAGAGGATCCCATGATGTATCCAGAAATGGAAttagaaagtgagaaagaaaataaagatcagaaCCAATCTAAACCTAAGCATGATGGCCGGCGGCGGATCCGGGAGGATGGGCTCATGAAGATCTatgtgctgcagctgctggcaAGGACCGTGTTCGAGGTGGGTTTCTTGGTTGGGCAGTATTTCCTGTACGGCTTCCAAGTCCACCCATTTTATGTGTGCAGCAGACTCCCTTGCCCTCATAAGATAGACTGCTTTATTTCTAGACCCACTGAAAAGACCATCTTTCTTCTGATAATGTATGGTGTTACAGGCCTTTGCCTATTGCTTAACATTTGGGAGATGCTTCATTTAGGATTTGGGACAATTCGAGACTCACTAAACAGTAAAAGGAGGGAACTGGAAGATCCGGGTGCTTATAATTATCCTTTCACTTGGAATACGCCATCTGCTCCCCCTGGCTATAACATTGCCGTCAAACCAGATCAAATCCAGTACACCGAACTGTCCAACGCTAAGATTGCCTACAAGCAAAACAAGGCCAACATCGCCCAGGAACAGCAGTACGGCAGCCATGAGGACAACCTCCCACCCGACCTGGAGACTCTGCAGAGGGAAATCAGAATGGCTCAGGAACGCCTGGATCTGGCCATCCAGGCCTACAATCACCAAAACAACCCCCACAGTTCCCgggaaaaaaaagccaaagtGGGGTCCAAAGCTGGGTCCAACAAAAGCAGTGCTAGTAGCAAATCAGGGGATGGGAAGACCTCCGTCTGGATTTAA